In Lactococcus protaetiae, the genomic window AGATTTCTCCATACTTTTTATTAGTTGCGTTTAAAGACTCCGCTTTTTATCACAACTTCGCTTGCTCTATCTAAGTTTCTTGAAATGTAACTTCCAGAAACTGATTTTGCACATGAAGTTGTGAAACCATATCAATTCGTCATCACTTTTTACAACGAAAAATTATAAAAGCAAGGCCAGTTTTTGAACAACTTTATTTATCATCTATTATAACACAACTTAGAAACGGTTTTCACTCTTCAAAATTAAAATTTTTTTCTTTTTTTGGAAATTTATATGAAAATCTTTTTAATTCTCGTAGGAAATGTTGTTATTATTAACTTTTGAGCCCGTATAAAATAGCCAGATTATCAATCTAGCTATTTCAATTACTTCGCATTCAATTTATCACGTCTATTCAATAATGCACTTGTAATAAGTACAATACCTAAAAAGGCTAGAATAAATATAATCAAGGTCGCAGAACCTGCTTTCCCCATCACTCCAAGCAACCCGCCTGATACGATATAATCAGAGTCAGCAAAAGTTGAAGCAGCATTTGCACCAAATGAACCTAAAGCAGGCAATATCAAAAGTGGCCCCCAAGCTAAGACTAGTCCATTTGCAATTGAGCCAATAATCGCGCCACGTACTCCCCGAAAGCATTACCATAGACACCAGCTGCACCACCACAAAAGAAGATACCAACGACTCCTGGAATAATCACGGTTGTCCCTAATCCAAGCATAATAAGCATTGAAACAATCCCAACAACGAAAGAAACAAAGAATCCAATCAATACAGCATTAGGTGCATAAGGAAATACAATTGGAACATCAAGTGCTGGTTTCGAATTAGGCACAAGTTTTTTCGCAATCCCTTGAAAAGCTGGAATAATCTCTGACAAAATCATCCGAACACCTTGGAGTACAACAACAAAACCTGCTGCAAAAGTTCCTGCTTGGGTAATGGCATAAACAATATAATTTGTACCAGCTGACAGAGTTGCACTTTCTACAAAATGAGGTCCTGCAATTAAAGCTAAGATAATATAAACAACCATCATCACTAGAGAAATAGAAACTGTAGAATCTCTCAAAAATCCAAGACTTTTTGGAATATTTAACTTCTCAGTCGATTTTTCAGGATTTTTGTTACCGAATTTTTCACCGAGCCAACCAGAAAGAGCATATCCCATATTTCCAGTATGCCCCATCGCTACACCATCATTTCCAGTAATCTTACGCATATAGCGCTGGGTTAAAGCAGGTGTAACTGTGAGAAGCGTTCCTTCAAATATCCCTCCTAGTAAAATAGTTAACCATCCATTTCCCAATCCTGCTGAGATAAGAACAACCGCAGCCATTGTAGAAACATAAAGCATGGCTTGTCCCGTCAAAAAGATGTATTTGAAACGTGTAAAACGGGCTAAAATGACATTAACAATGAACCCTACAATCATAATCAAAGCTGCTGGTGTACCATATTTTACCAATGCTAAAGCTACAACGGCTTCATTAGACGGTACAACACCTTTTGCGTTGAATACATGTTGAAACATCGTTGCAAAAGGGTTTAAAGAAGTTACCAAGATTCCTGCTCCACCAGTCAATACTAAAAATCCTGCAAATGTCTTGATTGAGCCTTGAATAACAACGGTAGCAGCTTTTTTCTGCAAGATTAACCCTAACATTGCAATCAGACCCACTAAAAGAGCCGGTGTTGTCGTTACCGATACGACAAAGTTTAAAAAACCATTCATTTTGTTTATCTCCTTTAAGCTATGAAGCACTCCTCACTGCCTCAAAGACTCTTTTTTATATTATTGATGTTCAATTCCATTCGCATCTAGGACTTTATAAACTCCCTCACGCGCTATTTCTTTATCAATGATTGAGTTAAGCGGAATAATTTTTTCTTCTGGAAGATTCGGTAAAGCAGAAACCAAAGTAGATTCTACAAAGAAATAATCTGCAGCATCCGAGGTAGCCGAACCAACATCCATATGCTCTAACTCAAAGTCATCAACATTTACACCAGCTTCTTCCAGTATTGATTGAATATTCATTTGAACCATAAAACTCGTTCCAAGTCCTGATTGACATACACACGCAAATTTCATATTATTTTTCTCCTTCTTCTTCTAAAAGTATTTGTTCGACCTCTGATGCTTCTGTTGCTGTAAGTAACTGGTTCAAACGGTCTTTATTAGACAATATTTTGGTGAGTGTGGATAAAGCTCTGAGATGCGTTTCATTATCTATCGCTGCTAAAACGATAAAAAGTTTAATCTCATGTTTTACATCATCCATTAGTTTTACAGGCTGTTCGCATCTTAAAAATGACATAGCAAGTTGATTCACTCCATCTTCAGGTCTAGCATGAGGAAGAGCAATACCCAGCCCTAAGTCAATATAAGGACCAAAAGCTTCTACTTTATCAATAATAGCTTGCACATATCTTTTTTCAATTTCATGTTGCTCAATAAGCGGTTGAGCAGCGAGTTCAATTGCTTCTTGCCAGCCTAAACTTTTATCTGTAAAACGTATTTTTTCTTTTGTGAGTAAATCTGATAGCATAACTCCTGAAATTTCTCCTTCTCGTCTTGTATGGTTTAACTTTTTATCAATAATTCTCAATAAATCTTTTTTACTTGCTGGATTTTTTACTGTAATATAAGGTTCAATCGCACTCAAAATATTTTGTGCGGAAGGTTTGACAAATCCTGGAAGATGATAGTCTTTTAAAAGTTGATTGTAGAGTTCATTTTCTTCTCGATGCTCAGGAAACACAGACATAAGATAAACTTTTTTGTCTGATTTCACAGGGACTGTTGAGAAAATAATATCGTATGAATTTTTAGGCAATTTTTCAAAATGTGAGACTCCTGTACTAAGGATAAATTCCATTGTGGGAAATAGGTTTTCTAGCCTTTTTTTCATAATTAGGCTTGAGCTTATCCCATTCACACAGAGAACAATTGCTTTTAATCGTTTCGATGAGTATTTCTTTTTGTAAATTTCCCCACCAAATAAAATCACAAAATAAGCACGCTCGGATTCTGAAATTTCTCCGACCTGTTCTTTTAAGGGAACAAGCGCAATATCCATGAGCAAAAATAATGAATAGTATTCGTTTTTTATTCGTTCAAGAAGGACATTCTCTAATTCAAAATGATTTTTTATTCTGAAATAAGCGGGTGTCAAATGCGCTAAAAGTGCCATAAATGTTTTTGTAAAATCTTCAAATTCGATGGCCGCCAGTTTCATGACATTTTCCATAATGTTAAACGCGATACGATATAAAAAATTATCTTGTGGAATTGCACCTCTTCCGTCTGACATCCCAATCATCAGTGCTTCGATTTGTTTATTTATTGCTTCGTCAGGATACTTACTGGCTCTAGCCTTTAACAAACTCGTATAAAGAAGCGTTGAAATGTACCGACTATAAACAATTTCAATTTTCATTTGTTTCATTGTTTGTCTTAAAAACTGACTCACTTTAAAAATAGCTAGAGAATCTTTTTGATTTAAAAATTTTGATAGGATATAACAGCCATTTTTTTCTGATAGTTTTTGTAAAAAATACCATGCTTTTTCTTGATGTTTTTCATTTTCAAAGTGGAGATAAAATCCTTTTTTTCTTGAATATTCAACTTGGATTTTGTCTTTTTCTAGTCGTTTTCTTAACTTTTTTATGTCACTCAATACTGTATTTCTGCTTACAACTAGCCAATTTTGTAAGTCATAGATTGATAGTGTCCTTGCTTCAACAAAAACAAGTAGATAAATTAACGCTTGACGTTCAATTTCTGATAAAACAAAATTTTTTTGATTAATTGAAAAACGAACTTCTTCAAAATTTTGGAGATTATCAGGTATTGCTACAATTTCATTTTTATATTCAAGTTTTCTTAAATGCCTTATTTCTAATTTTTCGTTGAGTTCCTCTAACTTTCTTTGAAATTTTTCTTTATCAAGATTGGTGACTTCTAATATGCGCTCTAATTTCCAGAGTTTATGTTTTGAAAAAAGAATAACATCTAAATCATAGTCAATCATAAAGTGCTTGTCTCCTCTGTATTTTTATTATAACTTAATTATTCTAGCAAAAAACAGCGCTTACAGTACAATTTCACTTATTTAAAATTAATAAAATTGGACTGATTATCTGTGAATATAAAAAAACTCTCTAAGAGAGCTTCTTATTATCTTATTTTTAGATGACGTTTTATTAAATCAGAAGTTGCCTTATTTTTTAGCTTCCTCAAATGCCGCAATGAATTTTTTAGCATTCTCAGTCACAGCGGCGTAATCGCCTGTCAGTGCTGGCGCGGTTACCCCACCTCCTGCGCTGACGGCTGCTGCGCCTGCCGCAAACCAATCGGCAACATTATCCACATTGACCCGCCTGATGGCAGGATATTGATATATGGAAATGGGCCTTTCAAGTCTTTAATCATCTTCGGACCTGTGATGTCGCCTGGGAAAAGCTTAATCAGCTCTGAGCCATATTCAAGTGCGATTTGCGCTTCTTTCGGTGTTAAAATGCCTGGTACATAAGGAATTTGATAGAGGTTACAAATTTTTGCCACTTCGACATTAAAGCTAGGGCTGACGACAAATTGGGCTCCTGCAATAAGTGCAAGGCGCGCAGAAGTCGGGTCAAGTACTGTACCAGCGCCAATGACAACGTTTGTGCCTTGATATTTTTCCACCAATTTCGCGATAACGTCATTAGCTTTGGGAACGGAGTAGGTCAGCTCAATCGAGCTAATTCCTCCTGCGACAACGGCTTCAACGATTTTGATGGCTTTTTCAGGACTGTCAGCTCTTACCACTGAGACTACGCCTGATTTCAGGACTTTTTCTAGTAAGTTTGCTCTTTGCATTTTTCTTCCTCGTAAAATTTTTCTAACTGTTCGTGCGTTGGATAGCCCTCACTGTCGCCAGCAGACTGGACGGCAAGTGCTCCAATAGCGCAGGCTCTGCGGACGGCGGCTTTGAGCGGTAGATTTTCTAGCAAGGCGCTCTCCAAGCCTACGGCAAAGCCATCGCCAGCACCGACTGTATCCACGACTTTTTCAACTTTAAATCCACTGACCCTAAAGGCTTCGCCTGATTTTGTTTTGACAAAAGCCCCTCAGCGCCGAGCTTGACGATAACGGTATGAGTCAGCTCACTCTGGTTCAGGTAAAAATCAGCGATTTGCTCTGGGTCGCGTGAGCCGGTCAAGATTTCGCCCTCGTTGATCCCTGGTAAGATAATCTGACTTTCTTTTGCCAAACGATTTGTCGTTTGAATCATCTGTTCTTCGTTCTGCCAGAGTGCTGGGCGCAAATTGGTATCAAATATGGTCAGCACCTGGTCCGACTTCAATTTGGCATTGAGTGCTTCGAAAGTCTCCAAAGCAGTCTTTGACAAGGCT contains:
- a CDS encoding PTS sugar transporter subunit IIB; translated protein: MKFACVCQSGLGTSFMVQMNIQSILEEAGVNVDDFELEHMDVGSATSDAADYFFVESTLVSALPNLPEEKIIPLNSIIDKEIAREGVYKVLDANGIEHQ
- a CDS encoding BglG family transcription antiterminator codes for the protein MIDYDLDVILFSKHKLWKLERILEVTNLDKEKFQRKLEELNEKLEIRHLRKLEYKNEIVAIPDNLQNFEEVRFSINQKNFVLSEIERQALIYLLVFVEARTLSIYDLQNWLVVSRNTVLSDIKKLRKRLEKDKIQVEYSRKKGFYLHFENEKHQEKAWYFLQKLSEKNGCYILSKFLNQKDSLAIFKVSQFLRQTMKQMKIEIVYSRYISTLLYTSLLKARASKYPDEAINKQIEALMIGMSDGRGAIPQDNFLYRIAFNIMENVMKLAAIEFEDFTKTFMALLAHLTPAYFRIKNHFELENVLLERIKNEYYSLFLLMDIALVPLKEQVGEISESERAYFVILFGGEIYKKKYSSKRLKAIVLCVNGISSSLIMKKRLENLFPTMEFILSTGVSHFEKLPKNSYDIIFSTVPVKSDKKVYLMSVFPEHREENELYNQLLKDYHLPGFVKPSAQNILSAIEPYITVKNPASKKDLLRIIDKKLNHTRREGEISGVMLSDLLTKEKIRFTDKSLGWQEAIELAAQPLIEQHEIEKRYVQAIIDKVEAFGPYIDLGLGIALPHARPEDGVNQLAMSFLRCEQPVKLMDDVKHEIKLFIVLAAIDNETHLRALSTLTKILSNKDRLNQLLTATEASEVEQILLEEEGEK